The sequence below is a genomic window from Agrobacterium tumefaciens.
TCAGGCTGCGATTGCCAAGCAGATCGAGAGCATCGCGCAGCTCAAGTCGCAACTCGACGCGCTCAATGAGCAGATCGGCCAGGCTCGGCAGCTTTATGGCTCGCTCAACAAGCTGACCGATATGGCGGATGTCGCCGAGGTTCTCAACGATCCGGCGATCCGCAAGGCGCTTCCCTCCGACTTCGCTGCCATCGAGGGATTGCTCAAAGGCAACGGTACCGGCGTGTTCGGTGATTCCGCCTCAAGGTTTCTGGAAGGTAACTCGACCTACCGCACTGACGCCGATGATTTCTACGCTCAGGAATTGTCCCGGCTTCAGAACAAGAATGCCGGGCAAATGAGCCTTGGTGAGCAAATCTACGATGCCGCGACCAAGCGCATCAACGGGATTGATCAGCTGCGGGGAAAGATTTCCACGGCTGGCGACGCCAAAGAGATTGCCGACCTGCAGGCTCGGCTGCAGGCCGAACAGGCATTTCTTCAGACCGACGTCCTGCGGATGGAGGGGCTGAGGATGGTGCAACAGGCGCAGAACCAGGTCGACGAACAGCGCAAGGCGGAGGACTGGCGCCAACGGATGGACAATATGAAGGCGGCGCTGCAGTGAAGTGCACCCTCATCGTCCTTTCCCTGGTGCTCTTGTCGGCTTGTTCGCAAGAGGCGGAGCGAACTCATACGGTGGACGAGTTCGTCGCCGACACCGAATTGCTGTCCCGTACGATTACCGAGTGCCGCAACAACCCGGGTGCATTGCGCCAGACGCCCAATTGCCAGAACGCGGAAGCGGCCGAGGTTAAGCTCCGGCTCCAGAACATGCGCAAGGCATTGGGAGGCTGACCAAATGTACCAGGTGTTTGAGTTTATCGACGGTCAGTTCAAGCGGCCGTTGGAGACTTTCGTCTCGGATGGGACGTCGAACATAGCAGAATGGGTCGCTGGTCCGTTGACGGTGGCAGTGACCCTCTACGTCGTCCTCTACGGCTATCTCATCCTTCGGGGCTCGGTCCAGGAACCTATCCTTGACTTCGCCTTCCGCGCGATGAAGCTCGCGATCATAGTGATGCTGCTGAAGAACGCCGGCGAATATCAGACCTATGTCACAAACATCTTCTTCGATGTTTTGCCACGCGAGATCGCTCAGGCGCTGAATGCAGGTACGGCGCCGAGTGCCAGCACCTTTGACAGTCTGCTCGACAAGGGCCAGGCCTCTGCGACCGATATCTGGACCAGGGCTTCCTGGCCGATTGACATCGTCACAGGTGTGGGCGGCATCATGGTGATCGGCGTCAGCTTTCTGGTGGCGGGGATCGGTTATGTTGTTTCCCTTTATGCACGGTTGGCGCTGGCGATCGTCCTGGCGATCGGGCCGATTTTCATTGCGCTTGCCATGTTTCAATCGACGCGCCGTTTTACCGAGTCCTGGATCGGGCAGCTCGCAAACTTCGTGATCCTTCAGGTCCTTGTCGTTGCCGTCGGTTCGCTTTTGATCTCCTGCCTGGACTCGAGCTTCACCGCAATCGACAGCTACAGCGACGTCCTTATGCGCCCTATTGCTTTT
It includes:
- a CDS encoding EexN family lipoprotein; the encoded protein is MKCTLIVLSLVLLSACSQEAERTHTVDEFVADTELLSRTITECRNNPGALRQTPNCQNAEAAEVKLRLQNMRKALGG
- a CDS encoding type IV secretion system protein, which encodes MYQVFEFIDGQFKRPLETFVSDGTSNIAEWVAGPLTVAVTLYVVLYGYLILRGSVQEPILDFAFRAMKLAIIVMLLKNAGEYQTYVTNIFFDVLPREIAQALNAGTAPSASTFDSLLDKGQASATDIWTRASWPIDIVTGVGGIMVIGVSFLVAGIGYVVSLYARLALAIVLAIGPIFIALAMFQSTRRFTESWIGQLANFVILQVLVVAVGSLLISCLDSSFTAIDSYSDVLMRPIAFCAIGIAALYIFYQLPGIASALASGGASLVYGYTTARDAHEGMLARAASHTGRMIGRGARFARRAFGSRNAGV
- the virB5 gene encoding P-type DNA transfer protein VirB5 is translated as MTSYRLHGVLLSAVLMLAAEGASGQGIPVNDQAAIAKQIESIAQLKSQLDALNEQIGQARQLYGSLNKLTDMADVAEVLNDPAIRKALPSDFAAIEGLLKGNGTGVFGDSASRFLEGNSTYRTDADDFYAQELSRLQNKNAGQMSLGEQIYDAATKRINGIDQLRGKISTAGDAKEIADLQARLQAEQAFLQTDVLRMEGLRMVQQAQNQVDEQRKAEDWRQRMDNMKAALQ